The following DNA comes from Pleuronectes platessa chromosome 9, fPlePla1.1, whole genome shotgun sequence.
GGATTGACCCACACTTGAATTCTATCAGGGGTGTCTCCACCACCAGTTGCTCCttcacgcaacacacacacacactcgctcacgcACACAGAGGCTGGGAATCACACACGCTCAGAGCCACAAGTGAGGCCCAGGACATGCATGTCAGACCAAGAGGCTGCTGTTCTCCCCGTCTCTTATCCTCTATCCCAGACATGGTAATCCCTGCAGTTGCAGCAGGCAGGCGTGGAGGAGATAGACTGGAGGTCAGtgtgagcaggtgtgtgtgtgcatgccgtCAGGCTCTGCCGGGCGACTGTAATCGGAGATGGATTGGAGacagagcagctgctgttttGGGGGGTTTTCGGGAGAGGGGGATATTTGTGGGGTAGAATTTGGAATGGATGGTTTATCCACTTCTGCCCCAAGTACTTTGGTGAACGTTTAAAAGTCTGTGGACAGGTTTTGTCGACACGATGGCATCGCAACTGTGCAAATCCAGTCATGAAACTTGACAGTCTGACCCGTGACTACTCATGAAATTATGCACTTGTGACAGCAGAGAACTTGTGTAATAATGTAGCAGTActtgtgtgtatgcagtgtaGTAGTGAAATTGTGTTCTTGACCATGATTGACTATACCCAACATTTATGAATTCAGGTCAGTACGCTCAGTTTTAACCAAACCTGTGCCAAAAGGTCctgtttcatttgaataaaGCTGGAcgcctgtttttgtttttaaaagaacatTGTCCAACTGCCCCATGCATCTTCAAATGTatacaaatagattattaacatttttctgtttttctgtttacacACTTTGACACTTACAGAATTATTGCTgaaggtttattttttttcatttaaaaatcagAGATTATATCATGATAAGATCAATGTTGTCTGAATTTAATAAATAACTAGCTGCAGAAACACTGTCTCAGGAGACAGAGCTGGTTGTCTACTAACCAGATGGTCCGTGGATAGATGCACTATGtaaatgtgaacgtgtgaatggtaaaataaaaaaaaattgtgataaaGTGACGTAACTCAGTTTAAAATATTCTGCCCTGACTCTGAGTCTTGATCAACACTAGACAGCAGAATGAATGGGGTGCACAAAGGGATGCTGGGAAGAACCAATCCAAGTCTTAGTCGGCTCCTTTAGATAACCTCCTGTGAAGTGACCTTAGCCTCCCTCTCCCAGTGTCTCCCCATCTCCCTCCTGGATAAAACTCTCTGATCCCAGGGATCTTATCACCAAATCTCCCAGCCTGGGTCTTCGCTCGCTTTCCTCCACATGTAATTACACTGGGTTGAATCTGAGCGCTGTGTAGGTAGTGAGGGGGAAGCATCACACAccgaatgaatgtgtgtgtcgtCTCCAGTGAGAGCTGTCGCACTGAGCCGCAGAGGACAGACTGGCTTCGGTTGGGGGCCGCCTCACATAGGACCCCTGGCCGCTCCCCGCCTGGCCCCCACTCCACCTCCGAGCTGCTTCAAAAAGGGacttgagaaagaaagaagtgttTCATACTGGCACACTCAGCGGCTCGGACCAGATGGAGtctttgttctttctctctctcacacacacacacacatacggtaCAAACATGTCTGTACTGTACAAAAACCGTGACACattgcaaatgcacacacacacacatgcatgcacgttTCCTCACCATGCAGCAGGATAAATCCAGGATCACGGTGACAGGGGGGTGGTGTGATTCTCTTGTCCTCCGTCATGTTCACTTTAGTCATATGCAAATAGGCATTGTGCACAGAGAATGACACAAATCCACCATGTCTAAATCCTCAAAGAAGACCAGTGATGGCTATTTAGTTAACATGATTTATTAAGGTGTTTGACCCAGTTAGCACACGCAGCCATAAAACTGTGTTAGATTCAGTGGACTGGAGAAATGGAAACTGCCACAGCTGGAATGCGAGGACACACAGAAGATTTGAATGACAATGAATTTATTGATTTTACCGATCGTGTTTTTTGGTCCTTCGAGACGAAGGGAAGACAAGGATGATGAAAGGAATGAGTGTGGAAGAGAACAGTTGGAAGCTGGGATGTGTCTTTCAATCTCGTTTTTATTGTGCAAATTTTTTCTTAATAGTTCGGGTTCAGGTTTTACTGAAAACCAATGTCAGTATTAGTAAGTGGTgatcagaaaagaaaaacagcaaataaaTCCTGTGCAGGGATTAAGAATGTAAGAAACATAACAAACACCCATCACTGAGTGCTGCACATCGTGTAAACAAAGGTTTATCTGCTAATGGCAAATGGAAGATGtctcagtatttatttatttttatggccagaggtaaatgtttttttgtatggGTCATTGTCTCCAATAGTTTTTTATGTGTCAATTCTTCACCTCTTAGATTAGATTCTTGGTCTTTTTAGGATTTGTTCTACCCCCCTCTCTGGCCCAATGTCAGCTTGGACATACTCCAGCTACAGCTTTACAGATAATAGATTGATGGATGAATCTAAACAACTTATTAAACCTAATCCAACGAGGATGTGATAGTGGTGAGAGAAGGGAGAGGATAACATGGCGCACAAGATGGATGAGGAGCAGGATAAGGAAGCAGAGGATTCACTCACTCACTACAAATAACTCCCCACAGCTCAACGTTCTGGCATTTTCTAATGTTCCACATGGCATAAGGTCACGATCGTCCCCGGCTATTCCAGGAAAGAGGGTTCAGACGTTTCTGACAGGAAGCAGTCGGTGACCTTTATGCTGGAAATGCTTGGCTGCTGTTGCGTCTTCGTTTTCCTTTCCCATCAGAAACTGGATGTGGAGGCGGAGCAGAAACACACCCTTGAGCTGAGGTAAGTATGAAATGCCAGTCTGTCAGCTCGTGTCTCATGGTCTTTGCCGTTGCTGCTATCGGCCCAAGCCATCAGCTCAGGATGAAGCAACCTTCTCTGCAAGGGTTTGATAATTTCTCAGAATTCACATTGACAACCATCAGTCACTCCCTTTGTTGCCCTGTACATGTTTGTGAAGCAATAATCCCCAATCCTTCTAATGATGGATTTAACAAAAGGTtacaagttaaaataaaacaagacctCCACTAAACTGTTTGAATGTTATAGACAAGATAACCTTGGAGTTCCAGAGACTTAAAAGAGGAAGCTCTTCAAAGAATGAGATTCATGACTTATACTAACCTGACCTCAGCCAAATGAAAACCTGTATCAAGAATTTATCTGCATTGTTCATCAATGTCTGACCCAGATCTGAATAAGAGAGAATTATTTATCTTCCCACCATGATATTATATGTATGCAGCAGGTTAAACTGTAATAAACTGACAAAACAGAGCATTTCCTACTGTTATATGTGTTTGCTATGAGCAAAGATCCCCACTTATTCTACAAAAGACCCCAAACATCACTGTGTTTCTTCTTGACTGACTATAAAGTggatcaaaacacacacagaatatgaATGAGAGGAAGGCCCCTGATTTAATATAACAACATGAGACGTGTGAAAAACCTCATTAAAAGGGGAATGGGATTTTATTTCGCTATATAATCGTATAAGGCACTACATCACCCAGGGCAGAATTGTCATTTACAGTCCACCATTAAATTATTCACATCCAGCGCTCATTTCAGTCACTAGTGGTTAGTTGACGGAGTGGTTTATACACGTGctgatgagaagagagagaggtccTTCCGTGTGGCTATTACTGAAACAGATAAAAGAGGAACCAACTGACAGAGCTGCAGCCTGACATGTCTGAAACTGGTGGTTATAATAAAACCAGAATCTCTTCATGTAAAAACATTGCTTTTCCTGTAGTGCCACCTTCAGGGCAAACGTGATAATCCAGCCCACAAGTGGTAAGAAGCTAGTAATAACATCCATGTAACAGGTTTGGTTTTCTGGTGTGTGATGAGCATCACAGCCTCAAGAGGCCGCTGGTCAGAAAAAGTCTTACAGTGCATCTCAAATCATAACAAAACTCATGAAGTAAGTCCAAGTACCATGAGGGGGTTtacgcacacacaaagatgccaaatgttttcatagaaaataaatagtttGCCAACTGTGATTTAAAATGCTGCTGTTTGAAAAGAATCTGCAAATAgcaaggagaaaaaacaaagtgcCCTGCatataatgaaaaaaagaaacacattgacAAACACTGATGTATTAATACTGTTACTGATATTAACAGCGGGCGTTGACTGGACTGTTAAACATCAGGAGCTGAGCCCAGATTCTTCTCCATCAAAACGTAAATACTTCTGTTTCTGTGCGTTAGAGAGCTACgataaaatgtaaaacttggtttattatttgttattattatcatctgtTATTGTTGTTTCTCTTAAATTTGCCATCTACATTTCACAGTTGAAAGGCATCGGTCCATGCATTAATTCTTCCTATTTAGCCCAACTTCAATAACTAGTAGCTCTCACAACTGTATGATTGGACTCATGTAACACATATAATGTGAGTTTGACCCTTTCTACCAATTCACCACTTTATCTTTTATAACcacaatgtgtgagtgtgacatcTAATTCATATGGATTCTGTGTTTATTCTGCAGTTTGATCTGACATCTTTCATGAGTGAGCCAACTTTGTAACTAACGTTATCAACTCAGCTATAGCTTGTTTTTCTGGAAGCCGAGGTAATTGTCATCTGACTATATAAGGCAACTTGCCTGGGTCTTATCACAGTCTCTAAGGCATCAGATCAATTAAATTCAAATAGATTTGTCTATCTAATACGACACCAGTACTGTATGACCATGGATCACTGCCATAGATATTAGCTGCAGTGCTATACAAAGTGAGCTGTGTATTGCATATGCTCTGCTCATATCATGTTCATGTAACTTTGAACTCATACAGACATTTAACTACCATGTTTTTATGGCTCAGCATCAATGGATGTTTGTGCTACATTTTCAACCCCTTTACCTGGTAAAAGAATCGATGTATATCCATTATGTACGTGAGCTAGCATTTGGCAAAGTGATCCCATCAATTAAATTATTGACTGAGACCTGTCAGTCAACAAGACATGAGTATTATCCCATGAACCCTCTTTGATTGGTCCTGCTTCTTCATTATACATGTTAGTTTAACACTGACATGTTATTTTACTGACGTTCAGTTTCATAATGATAAACGGCTGGAGGAAGGGAAATATTCTGAGATAAACGGGGAAAAAAATTGGCCACGGTCCTGAAATTCCAGGCAAGGCAACGCCCACAAATATCTCTAAAGTATCACAGCATTTCATTTGGGGCTTGGTTTAATCCAGGTCTAAGAAACTGTCCTCTTACTTTTCATAGTTTTGAATTGTTCAATTTGATCACTGTGTCAAACTATTTCAAGGTTTCAGTCACTCTGGTTATGTGAGCAATAATGTTAAAGTATTGTAAATAGTGGCTATAACGATTTGGATTGTACCATAATCTACAATCTGGAATAATCTGGTCCAAATTTAATATTTATGCTATTCACATCCATGCTACCCTGGTCATAGTGCATAAACAAAAAGTGGCTGATAGCAGGATTGTGTCAGTTCTACGTCTACATCTTTTTGACGTTAAGGCCTCGTTAAAGTGCTTCCACTCAGAACTTGCTGAGGGGCGGCCGCGCCTTCACCAACACGGCTGAGAGCAGGTCTGTGGGCCCGGAGTGGTGCGGCACAGCAGTGGCAGAGGGATCCCCATTCTTGTTGTCTGAGTTCATGGGCGTGGGAGCCTTCCCTCTGTTCAGTGTGGATTTGCCAGTGCCActgccccctcctccacccagaCTGGTCTTGCTGTTCTCTGCTGTGGGGATGACCGTGCCCAGGTGGAGGTTGCCCACGACAGGAGAGCCAGTTGACTCCAAACTGCTCTGACAGCAGCACAGCAGCCGGAAGAAGGCTGCTCTCATCTCCCTGCTGGACAGGGTGTATATCAGAGGATTGAGGGCAGAGTTGAGCACAGCCAGAGCGATGAACCAGTCCACCTTGTAGAGCACAGGGCACTTGTATGGGCTGCAACccacatccagcagcagcaggaggaagagcggCGCCCAGCACATGACAAACACTCCAAGAACAATAACCACCGTCCGCAGCAGGGCCAGTGAGCGTTCCGAAGGCCGACTGCTCACCCTGCGACCGCTGGAGGTCACCAGGCGGTAGATCCTGATGTAGAGGATGATGATGGCCACCAACAGAGCACTGAAGACACTGATGCAGAAGGCCACGTAACTCTTAGCGTAGAGCGGCAGCACCGTGGAGCAGGAGGTCACATTGTCCAGGCAGTTCCACCCCAGGCTGGGCAGAGCACTGAGCAGCACTGACACAAGCCAGCAGGCTGCCAGCAGTCCCAGGAGCCTCCCTCGACCTGCCGTCTCACAGGGACGCAGACGCACCATCGTCATGTGCCTCTCGATCCCAATGGCCAGAAGGCTGAAGGTTGAGGCGCTGAGGGCCACAAACATGCTCCCTTCTCTGGCCAGCCACTGCACCGGCGTCAGGTAGTAGGTGTTCTTTCCTGAAGTAAAGATGTTCACCGCATAGGCCACACCAGCCAGCAGGTCTGACAGCGCCAGGTTTCCAATGAGGAAGTACATGCGGCTGTGGAAGCGCTTGTTCTTCCAGAGGGCGAGCAGGACCATGACGTTCTCCAGGACGATCAGCACGCAGATGAAGAGCAGCACGGCCAGCTTACAGGCCTCGATGCTGCGAAACGGATCCCACTTCCCTGTGTGGTTGTAGTGTCTGACGATGACAGCGTTCATCCCTTCCTCCAGTTTGTAGTCCATACTGCCTGCTACTCCCGGCCTTCCTTAGTCGCACAGCAGAGGGAGCCACAGCACTGGACACAGCTGCGAGAGGTCCGGCTGCTCAGCCCGGCAGTCTTAGAGCAGTCATTTTACAGCCTCATTAGTCAGGGACCTGCCAATCACATGCAATTAAGAGACCACATTTACTCTTAAAATAGATAGCACAAAAACATCCCAAAAGTCACATTCAACAAGGTTTGGGCTAATGTATGTCATATAAAGACCTCTCTGATGGATCTGCAAGAAGCAACAAAAAcagtcaatttaaaataaacattaagaatgtatatatatataaggacGTCTTCCTTGATTCTACATTTAAACAGTAACAAGCATCACTGAGAttcaaaatattgaatattattaAGATAGCAGCAACATGTAgaatatataaactatatagGCTACTGtataacacaataaaaaaaaggaagttgTAAATTAGGTtaagtttattgtcacacttATTACTCTATGTTCCTTATTATTAGAACAAAGAGATGTTAAAGTGTTAAAAAGCCATTTTGTCACAGACATgccattatttattattaaatcaaaatgtCTGGGGAAAACACTATGatcataagaaaaatatgtattaCTTAATTAATGCTTTATTGCACATAACATACTGAAGATGGAAAAACTGGGGTTTATAAAATAGTAACATCAATAATAAGCCCCTTTATGTTCATTAAGCATTAACAAATTCTCCtctatcaataaataaaatagtttaaCCACCATTTAAACCGAGTTGTACTTGAAACCAGATGCCTAATTAGTGTAGTAACTGCAACTTCCCTGTTCTGAAAACCTAGGACAGAGTTAAATAGTGCCTTTAAGTGTCTTTCTGCTCAAACTCTCTCTGCACAGCTTTTGTATTACTTCATCAAGCAGCTTCAGTAACTTATCGTACCTTGGGAAGTCATTGCCTTCATCTAACCATCCAGGCGGTGTTGAGTTTTTAAAGTTATTGTTCTCTCCTGCATTAAAAAGATGTTTCGGTAAAAGAAAATCCCAAAATGACGTCGCCTTGTAGTCAAAGGTCCATGTCTTGTCCGCTTTTCCAATCACTGGAAAAACTTCCTCAAACATTCATTCAGgttgtcctcctctgtcctcgctgctctgtgtctgctccCGACTCTCCCTTCTCTCACCCCTCCTTCCTCATGGAGAGGCGGGATCTTTTCCCAACTCTCCATTTTGATTCTTACCAATCAGGGGAGGGCAGAGCCATGTGCTGCATTTGACCACATGATTTGTTCATAATAATATAACATGAAGTTGGATTGAGGGTTGATTTTCAACACGTGCATGTAGAGTTTCTATTCTCTGTGCAGGGAGTAGTTGAATGTGTAAGAAAAACATTGTCTATTCCAATTAAGGATGTGTGTTATGAGTCAAGGGCTTTTACTTACCAGGAAATCTGGACCATGGTCCGATCcaaggttcatgtctttgttacattgtttacatttgatcggGTTAGTTTTTGTTCATGTTGATATTTAGGGAGTGGACTGAAGACTTTTGTTAGATATATACGTTTGTCATTTTGTCACATGGGCTGCGTCTTCCTCTACGGTTGGTTAGTAGATGGACGCTCATTTGAAGTGTAAATGTTGTGGATTGTATTTGCTAACTTTTTTGTTGAAAGTGCATTGAAAAAAAGTTGCCTTTCCATACGAATAGGGAAAAAATGTGTGAACCGATTCCCTTCACTGCtgcttcttgttcttgttctattgtttaatgtcatctcaacttcctgcaattggtcAGAAGGTCTGGACCAAATAAAGTAGGTGTGTAAGCCCCCAAAGCTCTAACTGGTACCTCTGCTATTTGGCACCGGAAACACTAGGTCTAAGCTCATTATATGTTGAAAACTTTACAATGTGCCTGACAGTAGCCGGATCGGTGTAGTGGTACATAGATATACAGATATGTGGTTTTAAGTACAAAGACCAATCTCAATATCCTTCTCCTCCCACATTCTCCTCTCTGGAGTAGATGAGACGTTGGCTGAGGCCCCAGATTGAGGAGCAGACCTGTGGTCAACCAGGTTTGTTTAGCTGTTGCTGGAACAGAAGGACTTTTGGCAGGGACGGCAAACTCAAGGTCTGGCTATGAGATCTGGCTGTGCATTCTTTGTGGTTCTCTGAATTGCTGAACAGTTTGGAAGATCAACGTCTCTGTGACTCACTCATGCCTCTAGTCTAGAGGCTCGATCCCTTAGATATCACCCAGGAAAAGTGAGGCAAGGCCCCGTGTTATGGGACCTCCTCAGGGTTTCCAGGTGTAGGATCAGACGGGGGCAATCCAACTTGGGTGTTGACTGGAAGCTAGCCGACTGGGATGCTTATTGGTAGCTAGTAGACTGGGAGATGGCCCAGTGCTAACTGACATTTTACTTGGGGGTTAGTATGAAAATGTCGGGAGCAACTGActtttgcattctcacatatagCCCCCTCTGGAAAAATTCTGGAAATGTCCAGAGTTCTGCGCATGTCTGAGCCCATACCAGGTAAGTCATTTCAAAGTTAAATGGGCAATAACAGATGGAGTCAAAACAGACACTTAAGGAAAGAATTATGACAAGAACAGATATGAGTATTGCTTCTGCCTTGTATTGCACAATAAGAAGACAATGTTGAAATAAGGCAAACGTTCATATCTGATAAGtcggaaagtttttttttaaatggcattGAACGAACTGTAGTTGAGAGAAAGGctgctttgttttcctttccctCGTTTTCTCTTTGCTGATGTTTGCTCTGTTTTTCAAACTGTCCATCtcctctgttttttgtttttgcattctTTGCTCTAGCTGAATCAAATTGGCTAAAATAGCATAAGACAGACCACAGATTGAGACGGTGATGGATTACAGTGCTGGCTAACAGAGAATGACAGCCTAGCAAATGTTGATAAAAAGAGGGATAGATGGAAAGAGACAACAAAGAACATGAAACTGTGTAGcaacagttctctctctctctctctctctctctctctctctgtttctctctctctcacacagtccCTGTGGTATCACagatttgtgaggtcacaggcAGTCTGGCCCCTTTGCACATGTCAGTCCAGGCATTGCAGATTAATGAATGACCTCCAGAGCTGTTGACTTTCCCCCGAGCAGCAAGAGATGTACAAACTCTCAGACAACATTTATAACCATAAGAAAACACCCCAGAGGCCTTGGCTCCAGGTTGTTGCAAGCTGGATACACACTTCCTGGATGtttggtgctggtggtggaaaGAGGAAATGTATCTGCAGGTCACCAGATCAGGAAAAAATGGAACTGTTGCCAAGTCTCATAAAAGTTTGTATGGCGGTGATGctattgtgtgcgtgtttgtgcatCTTTGGGTGCATGTggcctgtgtgggtgtgttattGGCAGCGTTGTGAGTCAGGGAACACTGACGCAGGCTTGGGTGGTGAGTTGGTTGTTTGGGAATGCAAAGTGTAGTGGGAACGAAGGAGGAACAGCACGGGTGGTGGAAAACGAGGGCCTCTCGGGCCATCTCCCCACTTCCCACCACTCCAAACACGCTGAAAAAACAACATTCCAATCAAATTCCATTGATTGGAGAGTTCATGAATTATAGGTAATGGTAGCTGAAGAAATTTATTCGAAGTCCCTCAAAAATGTCATCCCTGAGTCATAATTTCCACCACTGTCATTCTTCTGATTACAGAAAGAAAATGACTAAATGCTTAATCgttctgaaaacacaacctttgaacATGATGGAACTTGAATTGGTGAAACTAAACTTGTTGGTTAGGTTAGGTACAgataacaaaacaatttaatttgGTTCAGGCAACAAAGCTATAAGGAGCTCCTGGATTCTTAAAAGATGATCAAGTTATAATCTTGTTGGAACAAGTTACTATATCATGTTCTCCCGAGATAATTATCTAGTGGGATCTCATTTAGATATTATTTATGCCATAAAGCTGATGTTTCTCTACTGACTTCGGCTTTGTTATAGATTTTTCACAGCACTTGGTTAAAGTTGCAAAATATTGTGGTCTTGTTTATTAAAGGAAAGTTCACTGTgacacaacatgtttatttacatctaACCAAAACTGTTATGTTTCCCCAACCTCAACCAAAGTGATCTTGCTGCGTCAAAAGCTTCTTAACCTCATCTAGCCAGCAATTCTGTTGCCATCGCAATGTACCTGCAAAAACAGATATGAGCATAACTTTGATCCCTCCTTCATTTCTCTGTAGAAAAAGAAAGATCATCATAAATCTCGTCTTTTGAGTGTTGTTCCATCGCTTATGCAGCTTACTGTATCGCTTTTGTTTAAATATAAGAGAGCTTACATAACGTTTGGAGCTATTCTCAATACGAATA
Coding sequences within:
- the s1pr3a gene encoding sphingosine 1-phosphate receptor 3a, translated to MDYKLEEGMNAVIVRHYNHTGKWDPFRSIEACKLAVLLFICVLIVLENVMVLLALWKNKRFHSRMYFLIGNLALSDLLAGVAYAVNIFTSGKNTYYLTPVQWLAREGSMFVALSASTFSLLAIGIERHMTMVRLRPCETAGRGRLLGLLAACWLVSVLLSALPSLGWNCLDNVTSCSTVLPLYAKSYVAFCISVFSALLVAIIILYIRIYRLVTSSGRRVSSRPSERSLALLRTVVIVLGVFVMCWAPLFLLLLLDVGCSPYKCPVLYKVDWFIALAVLNSALNPLIYTLSSREMRAAFFRLLCCCQSSLESTGSPVVGNLHLGTVIPTAENSKTSLGGGGGSGTGKSTLNRGKAPTPMNSDNKNGDPSATAVPHHSGPTDLLSAVLVKARPPLSKF